The Papaver somniferum cultivar HN1 chromosome 3, ASM357369v1, whole genome shotgun sequence genome includes a region encoding these proteins:
- the LOC113358101 gene encoding uncharacterized protein LOC113358101 isoform X1, with the protein MEILPPKQEVEQENLLLLKRLQELEAENVHLQQGFSNLVHHNPASHAVSPHQWKLADPRRKYSRCDPKDPREGVGVESSIGFCFNICQSVGQSLHVFDLNDRIIYWNQGAEKLYGHSASEALGQRNIELLTDVQYYGAAAEIIQNNTIGNTYTGVFPLKNKAGNLFVGIITNSPFYDDKGNLIGVICASVDSKPFRQNTQNQSSSSYPSSKQPGSGGQAITPDVGSHMPLQSGIASKFSNLASRITNKVRSKMKPGDCTSDGESQNADGYYFDRGMSETIFCDYRNERTLSEAVEDLLPSRIGVTFKTPTVELSTEKLFRGFGGEGKCEIGFCKNITSRAEAWISKKRMSLQWLNHECESDFDQQNRYDDNDKPRIQVVENDLSGNEASTSLSSFSNSNNKSSLVGSISTSSSFHHTFDMEIDSTHYDIMWEDLAIGAQIGSGSCGTVYRGLWCGSDVAIKEFSKIEYSDDLLHSFRQEVLLMKRLRHPNVLLFMGAVTSPQHLCIVTEYLPCGSLYQLLRRNSARLDWRRRALMAVDIAHGMNYLHRCKPPIVHRDLKSSNLLVDKNWNVKVGDFGLSRFKHSTYLTTKMGKGTVCTVTLPQPQWMAPEVIRNESSDEKSDVYSFGVVLWELATQKVPWDTLNTVQVIGAVGFMDRRMEIPEDIDPHWASLIESCWHSDPKCRPSFEELLEKLKVLPSRYSFQKPGANTRLTRGDF; encoded by the exons ATGGAAATTCTGCCACCAAAACAGGAAGTAGAACAAGAGAATTTGTTGTTATTGAAGAGACTACAAGAACTAGAAGCTGAAAATGTACATCTTCAGCAAGGATTCTCCAATTTGGTTCATCATAATCCAGCATCCCACGCAGTTTCTCCTCACCAGTGGAAATTAGCTGACCCTAGAAGAAAATACAGTAGATGTGATCCAAAAGACCCTAGGGAAGGAGTTGGAGTTGAATCATCTATTGGTTTTTGTTTTAATATTTGCCAGTCGGTAGGTCAATCACTCCATGTGTTCGATCTCAATGACCGTATTATTTACTG GAATCAAGGGGCTGAAAAACTTTACGGACATTCTGCTTCGGAAGCCCTTGGTCAGAGAAACATTGAACTCCTTACGGATGTCCAATACTATGGTGCAGCAGCTGAGATAATACAAAACAATACCATTGGGAATACCTATACTGGGGTGTTCCCGCTAAAGAATAAAGCAGGGAACCTATTTGTAGGCATTATAACCAATAGCCCATTTTATGATGATAAAGGTAATTTGATTGGGGTTATTTGTGCCTCTGTTGATTCAAAACCATTTcggcaaaacactcaaaatcagtCTTCTAGCTCCTATCCCAGCTCCAAGCAGCCTGGAAGTGGTGGTCAGGCAATTACACCGGATGTTGGTTCCCATATGCCTCTGCAGTCTGGGATTGCTTCTAAATTTTCTAATCTG GCATCTCGGATTACTAATAAAGTCAGGTCGAAAATGAAGCCTGGTGATTGTACCTCGGATGGTGAGAGCCAGAATGCAGATGGCTATTATTTTGATCGAGGGATGTCGGAGACTATTTTCTGTGACTATAGGAATGAGCGAACTTTAAGTGAGGCGGTAGAAGACCTGCTCCCATCTCGCATTGGTGTTACTTTTAAAACTCCCACCGTGGAATTATCCACTGAAAAACTTTTCAGAGGTTTTGGGGGTGAGGGTAAATGCGAGATTGGTTTCTGCAAGAACATAACATCTAGAGCAGAGGCTTGGATTAGCAAGAAGAGGATGTCGTTGCAGTGGTTGAATCATGAATGTGAATCTGACTTTGATCAACAAAATAGGTATGATGACAATGATAAACCCAGAATCCAGGTTGTTGAAAATGATTTGTCTGGGAACGAAGCCTCTACATCATTGTCTTCTTTTTCTAATTCTAACAACAAAAGTAGCTTAGTTGGTAGCATCAGTACCAGCAGCAGTTTTCATCACACATTTGATATGGAAATAGACTCCACGCATTACGATATCATGTGGGAAGACTTGGCAATCGGTGCACAGATTGGAAGCG GTTCATGCGGAACTGTATATCGTGGTCTGTGGTGTGGCTCG GATGTTGCAATAAAAGAATTTTCCAAGATTGAGTACTCGGATGACTTGTTACATTCTTTCAGACAAGAG GTACTTcttatgaagaggcttcggcatCCAAATGTACTGCTTTTTATGGGAGCAGTAACTTCACCCCAGCACCTGTGCATCGTCACGGAGTACCTTCCATG TGGAAGTTTGTATCAGTTGCTTAGACGTAATTCTGCTAGATTAGATTGGAGGCGACGTGCTCTCATGGCTGTGGACATT GCGCACGGTATGAATTACCTTCATCGCTGCAAACCACCAATCGTGCATCGTGATTTGAAGTCCTCGAATTTGTTAGTAGATAAGAACTGGaatgtgaag GTTGGTGATTTTGGTCTTTCAAGATTCAAACATTCAACGTATCTCACAACAAAGATGGGGAAAGGAACGGTTTGCACTGTAACTTTGCCTCAA CCACAGTGGATGGCTCCAGAGGTGATTCGTAATGAGTCCTCGGATGAGAA GTCTGATGTCTATAGCTTTGGAGTTGTGCTGTGGGAGCTTGCGACGCAGAAGGTCCCTTGGGATACACTTAACACGGTGCAG GTGATTGGTGCTGTGGGTTTCATGGACCGACGAATGGAGATCCCAGAAGACATTGATCCACATTGGGCTTCTCTAATTGAGAGCTGCTGGCACAG TGACCCAAAATGTCGGCCATCATTTGAAGAACTTCTAGAAAAATTGAAAGTTCTACCGAGTCGTTACTCCTTTCAGAAGCCCGGAGCAAATACCAGGTTAACTCGAGGTGATTTTTAG
- the LOC113358101 gene encoding uncharacterized protein LOC113358101 isoform X2 — MEILPPKQEVEQENLLLLKRLQELEAENVHLQQGFSNLVHHNPASHAVSPHQWKLADPRRKYSRCDPKDPREGVGVESSIGFCFNICQSVGQSLHVFDLNDRIIYWNQGAEKLYGHSASEALGQRNIELLTDVQYYGAAAEIIQNNTIGNTYTGVFPLKNKAGNLFVGIITNSPFYDDKGNLIGVICASVDSKPFRQNTQNQSSSSYPSSKQPGSGGQAITPDVGSHMPLQSGIASKFSNLASRITNKVRSKMKPGDCTSDGESQNADGYYFDRGMSETIFCDYRNERTLSEAVEDLLPSRIGVTFKTPTVELSTEKLFRGFGGEGKCEIGFCKNITSRAEAWISKKRMSLQWLNHECESDFDQQNRYDDNDKPRIQVVENDLSGNEASTSLSSFSNSNNKSSLVGSISTSSSFHHTFDMEIDSTHYDIMWEDLAIGAQIGSGSCGTVYRGLWCGSDVAIKEFSKIEYSDDLLHSFRQEVLLMKRLRHPNVLLFMGAVTSPQHLCIVTEYLPCGSLYQLLRRNSARLDWRRRALMAVDIAHGMNYLHRCKPPIVHRDLKSSNLLVDKNWNVKVGDFGLSRFKHSTYLTTKMGKGTPQWMAPEVIRNESSDEKSDVYSFGVVLWELATQKVPWDTLNTVQVIGAVGFMDRRMEIPEDIDPHWASLIESCWHSDPKCRPSFEELLEKLKVLPSRYSFQKPGANTRLTRGDF; from the exons ATGGAAATTCTGCCACCAAAACAGGAAGTAGAACAAGAGAATTTGTTGTTATTGAAGAGACTACAAGAACTAGAAGCTGAAAATGTACATCTTCAGCAAGGATTCTCCAATTTGGTTCATCATAATCCAGCATCCCACGCAGTTTCTCCTCACCAGTGGAAATTAGCTGACCCTAGAAGAAAATACAGTAGATGTGATCCAAAAGACCCTAGGGAAGGAGTTGGAGTTGAATCATCTATTGGTTTTTGTTTTAATATTTGCCAGTCGGTAGGTCAATCACTCCATGTGTTCGATCTCAATGACCGTATTATTTACTG GAATCAAGGGGCTGAAAAACTTTACGGACATTCTGCTTCGGAAGCCCTTGGTCAGAGAAACATTGAACTCCTTACGGATGTCCAATACTATGGTGCAGCAGCTGAGATAATACAAAACAATACCATTGGGAATACCTATACTGGGGTGTTCCCGCTAAAGAATAAAGCAGGGAACCTATTTGTAGGCATTATAACCAATAGCCCATTTTATGATGATAAAGGTAATTTGATTGGGGTTATTTGTGCCTCTGTTGATTCAAAACCATTTcggcaaaacactcaaaatcagtCTTCTAGCTCCTATCCCAGCTCCAAGCAGCCTGGAAGTGGTGGTCAGGCAATTACACCGGATGTTGGTTCCCATATGCCTCTGCAGTCTGGGATTGCTTCTAAATTTTCTAATCTG GCATCTCGGATTACTAATAAAGTCAGGTCGAAAATGAAGCCTGGTGATTGTACCTCGGATGGTGAGAGCCAGAATGCAGATGGCTATTATTTTGATCGAGGGATGTCGGAGACTATTTTCTGTGACTATAGGAATGAGCGAACTTTAAGTGAGGCGGTAGAAGACCTGCTCCCATCTCGCATTGGTGTTACTTTTAAAACTCCCACCGTGGAATTATCCACTGAAAAACTTTTCAGAGGTTTTGGGGGTGAGGGTAAATGCGAGATTGGTTTCTGCAAGAACATAACATCTAGAGCAGAGGCTTGGATTAGCAAGAAGAGGATGTCGTTGCAGTGGTTGAATCATGAATGTGAATCTGACTTTGATCAACAAAATAGGTATGATGACAATGATAAACCCAGAATCCAGGTTGTTGAAAATGATTTGTCTGGGAACGAAGCCTCTACATCATTGTCTTCTTTTTCTAATTCTAACAACAAAAGTAGCTTAGTTGGTAGCATCAGTACCAGCAGCAGTTTTCATCACACATTTGATATGGAAATAGACTCCACGCATTACGATATCATGTGGGAAGACTTGGCAATCGGTGCACAGATTGGAAGCG GTTCATGCGGAACTGTATATCGTGGTCTGTGGTGTGGCTCG GATGTTGCAATAAAAGAATTTTCCAAGATTGAGTACTCGGATGACTTGTTACATTCTTTCAGACAAGAG GTACTTcttatgaagaggcttcggcatCCAAATGTACTGCTTTTTATGGGAGCAGTAACTTCACCCCAGCACCTGTGCATCGTCACGGAGTACCTTCCATG TGGAAGTTTGTATCAGTTGCTTAGACGTAATTCTGCTAGATTAGATTGGAGGCGACGTGCTCTCATGGCTGTGGACATT GCGCACGGTATGAATTACCTTCATCGCTGCAAACCACCAATCGTGCATCGTGATTTGAAGTCCTCGAATTTGTTAGTAGATAAGAACTGGaatgtgaag GTTGGTGATTTTGGTCTTTCAAGATTCAAACATTCAACGTATCTCACAACAAAGATGGGGAAAGGAACG CCACAGTGGATGGCTCCAGAGGTGATTCGTAATGAGTCCTCGGATGAGAA GTCTGATGTCTATAGCTTTGGAGTTGTGCTGTGGGAGCTTGCGACGCAGAAGGTCCCTTGGGATACACTTAACACGGTGCAG GTGATTGGTGCTGTGGGTTTCATGGACCGACGAATGGAGATCCCAGAAGACATTGATCCACATTGGGCTTCTCTAATTGAGAGCTGCTGGCACAG TGACCCAAAATGTCGGCCATCATTTGAAGAACTTCTAGAAAAATTGAAAGTTCTACCGAGTCGTTACTCCTTTCAGAAGCCCGGAGCAAATACCAGGTTAACTCGAGGTGATTTTTAG